The Hyphomicrobiales bacterium genome has a window encoding:
- a CDS encoding conserved hypothetical protein (Evidence 4 : Unknown function but conserved in other organisms), with translation MTYATYVREGGVPYVRSRRRRRPLLKGAFLAIALSCGAMSGFWMLGQGAPGTDTGGTPAATSRKVSAGRAAHQPAPSYSGLLDPALSGGKATPFGQNAPVRSAFQPANPVPPSSFAAAIAPAAEPTLPLPPQGPAVLAEKAAPIPVPRPLDLLPKAESQQPPQQPRMAQPTSPRRNRTAATAAPTPEDNRNFFEKLFGVQKQEPAGTALAYAAPQDDIVDRGRITRLSPSAGTPPRTAEAGTAIYDIAAKTVHMPNGERLEAHSGLGEMMDDVRYAHVRMKGVTPPHTYTLTEREALFHGVRAIRLNPVGGSGAIHGRAGLLAHTYLLGPRGDSNGCISFKDYDRFLQAFLRGEVRRIVVVASL, from the coding sequence ATGACCTATGCAACCTATGTGCGGGAAGGTGGCGTGCCCTATGTGCGCTCGCGTCGCCGCCGTCGGCCTCTGCTGAAAGGGGCCTTCCTCGCCATCGCATTGAGCTGCGGCGCGATGTCCGGCTTCTGGATGCTGGGGCAGGGCGCGCCCGGAACCGATACCGGCGGCACGCCCGCCGCGACCTCTCGCAAGGTTTCCGCCGGCCGGGCCGCGCATCAGCCGGCGCCGTCCTATAGCGGCCTGCTCGACCCCGCCTTGTCGGGCGGCAAGGCCACCCCCTTCGGCCAGAACGCCCCGGTCCGCTCTGCCTTCCAGCCGGCGAACCCGGTCCCGCCGTCATCCTTCGCCGCCGCGATCGCCCCGGCCGCGGAGCCCACCCTGCCGCTGCCGCCGCAAGGGCCGGCGGTCCTGGCCGAGAAGGCCGCGCCGATCCCGGTGCCGCGCCCGCTGGATCTGTTGCCGAAGGCGGAGTCTCAGCAGCCGCCGCAGCAACCTCGCATGGCACAGCCGACATCGCCGCGCCGCAACCGCACGGCCGCGACTGCCGCGCCGACGCCGGAGGACAACCGCAACTTCTTCGAAAAACTCTTCGGGGTGCAGAAGCAGGAGCCGGCCGGCACGGCGCTCGCCTATGCCGCGCCGCAGGACGATATCGTCGATCGCGGCCGCATCACCCGGCTCAGCCCCTCGGCCGGCACGCCGCCGCGCACTGCCGAGGCCGGCACTGCGATCTACGACATCGCCGCCAAGACGGTCCATATGCCGAATGGCGAGCGGCTCGAGGCGCATTCCGGCCTCGGCGAGATGATGGACGATGTGCGCTACGCCCATGTCCGGATGAAGGGCGTGACGCCGCCGCACACCTATACCTTGACCGAGCGCGAGGCGTTGTTCCACGGCGTCCGCGCCATCCGCCTGAACCCGGTCGGCGGCAGCGGCGCGATCCATGGCCGCGCCGGGCTGCTCGCCCATACCTACCTGCTCGGGCCGCGTGGCGACTCGAACGGCTGCATCTCCTTCAAGGACTACGACCGCTTCCTGCAGGCCTTCCTGCGCGGCGAGGTCAGGCGCATCGTGGTGGTCGCGAGCCTCTAG